One genomic region from Xylanivirga thermophila encodes:
- a CDS encoding LacI family DNA-binding transcriptional regulator, translating to MPTIKDVAEKAGVSVTTVSRVLNNRGYISDATRKKVQQAMKQLNYQPNELARSLYRQKSNIIGVIVPTVSHPFFGELVSSIEYYACKGGYKLLLCNSHLEAEKEKDYIDMLRRNQVDGIIMGSHTLNVDEYAFTNLPIVTFDRCISDSIPYIASDNYEGGRIATKLLVDQGCKKIAHISGNLTLNLLANKRYEAFVEVAEENNVGYINVQTSINVFDDTKYEKIIFDLLKEHQDIDGIFASSDVMAAYAIKVCRRFGKKVPEDIKIVGYDDINIASLAIPSITTINQPIDEMSELAIELIIKQIDGKRVPTKNIFPVTLVRRETA from the coding sequence ATGCCCACAATAAAGGATGTGGCAGAAAAGGCGGGGGTATCTGTAACAACCGTATCTAGAGTGTTAAACAATCGAGGTTATATAAGTGATGCTACCAGAAAAAAAGTTCAGCAGGCAATGAAACAGTTAAATTATCAGCCTAATGAGCTAGCACGATCATTGTATAGACAAAAATCTAATATAATTGGTGTAATTGTGCCAACCGTTTCACATCCCTTTTTCGGAGAATTGGTAAGTTCTATAGAGTATTATGCATGTAAAGGTGGTTACAAACTTTTACTTTGCAATTCTCATCTGGAAGCAGAAAAGGAAAAGGACTATATAGATATGTTGAGAAGGAATCAAGTAGACGGTATAATTATGGGTAGCCATACGTTGAATGTAGATGAATATGCCTTTACCAATTTGCCCATAGTAACATTTGATAGATGTATATCCGATAGCATACCGTATATAGCATCGGATAACTATGAAGGCGGACGTATAGCTACAAAATTATTGGTAGACCAAGGGTGTAAAAAGATAGCCCATATAAGCGGTAATTTAACCCTGAATTTATTGGCAAATAAAAGATATGAAGCCTTTGTTGAGGTAGCAGAAGAAAATAATGTGGGATATATAAATGTCCAAACAAGTATAAATGTTTTTGATGATACCAAATATGAGAAGATTATTTTTGACCTATTAAAAGAACACCAAGATATAGATGGAATATTTGCCAGTAGTGATGTTATGGCAGCCTACGCAATAAAGGTATGCAGGAGATTTGGTAAAAAAGTGCCTGAAGACATAAAGATAGTGGGATATGATGATATAAATATCGCTTCTTTGGCCATACCTTCTATTACTACCATAAATCAGCCTATAGACGAAATGAGTGAATTGGCTATAGAGCTTATTATAAAGCAGATAGATGGTAAAAGAGTGCCTACCAAAAACATATTTCCTGTTACTTTGGTTAGGCGGGAGACAGCATAA
- a CDS encoding ABC transporter substrate-binding protein, protein MKKVKVLSILISLLLVVSILSACGSDDKKTVDEETTNEQTDQQEKKEDVKDDSKGSGEKVKISLLNSKGEIQAQLEESAKVFEKDTNIELEIVPCAAGQSPFEKASSMYASGNAPALLMIDTGDIAKFKDKLLDLSDEKWVNDVVEGALNDYKMDDGRMVGFPFAVEGFSFIYNKQILDKAVGGEFDPASVKTRSDLEKLFKDIENSGVAPLVISPMDWSLAGHFLPISYITQSSEGDAFDKMVQDLKEGKSDLANNDQFNGLIETFDLMKKYNIDKEDPLSGTYDRGPELLGSGKVGIWFMGNWAWPQIAEFDTADGQYGFIPVPISDNADDYGNSQIPVSVTKPLVLDKEQNSEEQQEAAKKFLEWIVYEDNGQDALVNNAHIIPAFKNITLEPQDPLAKSIKKYMDEGKTLDAPTLLPPDHWSQVGASMQKYLDDQIDKAGLAKEIEDYWKTVE, encoded by the coding sequence ATGAAAAAAGTAAAAGTACTGTCAATCCTTATTTCTTTATTATTGGTAGTTTCCATTTTATCAGCTTGTGGCTCCGATGATAAAAAGACAGTTGATGAGGAAACAACCAATGAGCAAACGGATCAACAAGAAAAGAAGGAAGATGTTAAAGATGATTCAAAAGGTTCAGGGGAAAAAGTAAAAATAAGTCTTCTTAACTCAAAGGGTGAAATTCAGGCCCAATTAGAAGAAAGTGCAAAGGTTTTCGAAAAGGATACAAATATAGAGTTGGAGATTGTTCCTTGTGCTGCAGGGCAATCACCTTTTGAAAAGGCAAGTTCGATGTATGCATCAGGAAATGCACCGGCACTGCTTATGATAGATACAGGTGATATAGCCAAATTTAAGGATAAACTTTTAGATCTATCCGATGAAAAATGGGTAAACGATGTGGTAGAAGGTGCTTTAAACGACTACAAAATGGATGATGGCAGGATGGTTGGTTTTCCTTTTGCTGTAGAAGGGTTCTCATTTATATATAACAAACAGATATTAGATAAGGCGGTTGGAGGAGAATTTGATCCTGCGTCTGTAAAAACTCGTAGTGATCTGGAAAAACTATTTAAAGATATTGAAAACTCAGGCGTAGCGCCTCTTGTAATATCACCAATGGATTGGTCATTAGCAGGCCATTTCTTACCGATTTCCTATATAACCCAATCCTCTGAAGGTGATGCATTTGATAAAATGGTGCAGGATTTAAAAGAAGGAAAATCAGATTTGGCGAACAACGATCAGTTTAATGGCTTGATTGAAACTTTTGATTTGATGAAGAAGTATAATATAGATAAGGAAGATCCATTGTCAGGTACTTATGATAGAGGGCCTGAGCTATTAGGTAGCGGTAAGGTAGGTATTTGGTTTATGGGTAACTGGGCATGGCCTCAAATTGCAGAATTTGATACTGCAGACGGACAATATGGTTTTATACCTGTACCGATAAGCGATAATGCAGATGACTATGGAAATAGTCAAATACCTGTATCCGTAACCAAACCTCTGGTATTGGATAAAGAACAAAATTCTGAGGAACAACAAGAAGCAGCTAAGAAATTCTTAGAGTGGATAGTATATGAGGATAATGGTCAAGATGCATTAGTAAACAATGCTCACATAATACCTGCGTTTAAAAATATTACATTGGAGCCTCAGGATCCATTGGCTAAATCTATTAAGAAGTATATGGATGAAGGGAAGACATTAGATGCACCTACTCTTTTGCCTCCAGATCATTGGTCACAGGTAGGCGCATCCATGCAAAAATATTTAGATGATCAGATAGATAAAGCTGGATTGGCCAAAGAAATTGAAGATTATTGGAAGACTGTAGAATAG
- a CDS encoding carbohydrate ABC transporter permease — MEGKKGTWDKVKTYLMFAGPTTFIFFTVVILPFLFGIYLTFTNWDGVSKDYSLVGFQNYASVFRDPKFWSSFLLTLKYVLFIVVFINVIAFLLAYLLTSGVKGQNFFRAGFFLPNLIGGIILGFIWQFMFSNVLVYMGKALGIQSISTSWLSNPNKAFWALVVVTVWQYSGYMMVIYISGFMNIPKDILEAASIDGANGFVRLKSIILPLMVPSFIICVFLSLQRGFMVYDLNISLTGGGPYKSTEMISMHVYEKAFLSQQYGVGQSEAFVLFIIVAVVTLLQVYFSKKLEVEA; from the coding sequence ATGGAAGGTAAAAAGGGAACTTGGGATAAGGTAAAAACATATCTCATGTTTGCCGGGCCCACAACCTTTATTTTCTTTACCGTAGTTATTCTTCCATTTTTATTTGGAATATATTTAACCTTTACTAACTGGGATGGTGTATCTAAAGATTATTCTTTGGTGGGATTTCAAAACTATGCATCGGTCTTTAGGGATCCAAAGTTTTGGAGTTCATTTTTGCTAACGTTAAAATATGTGCTTTTTATTGTTGTATTTATAAATGTAATTGCTTTTTTACTGGCATATTTGCTCACTAGTGGAGTAAAGGGACAAAATTTTTTTAGAGCAGGATTTTTTCTGCCGAATCTTATTGGAGGAATAATATTAGGTTTTATATGGCAATTTATGTTTTCAAATGTATTGGTATATATGGGAAAAGCATTGGGCATCCAAAGTATTTCAACTTCATGGTTGTCAAATCCTAATAAGGCTTTTTGGGCTCTTGTAGTAGTTACGGTATGGCAATATTCCGGCTATATGATGGTCATATATATATCTGGATTTATGAATATACCTAAAGATATATTAGAAGCAGCAAGTATAGATGGTGCTAATGGCTTTGTAAGATTAAAGAGTATAATACTTCCACTTATGGTTCCTTCATTTATAATATGTGTGTTTTTGTCTCTCCAAAGGGGATTTATGGTATACGATTTAAATATTTCTCTAACAGGTGGAGGACCATATAAAAGTACAGAAATGATTTCTATGCATGTATATGAAAAGGCATTTTTGTCCCAACAATATGGAGTGGGGCAATCTGAGGCATTTGTCTTGTTTATAATAGTCGCTGTTGTAACATTGCTTCAGGTATATTTTAGCAAAAAGTTGGAGGTAGAGGCATAA
- a CDS encoding carbohydrate ABC transporter permease, giving the protein MKKEGTISKWIKVIVLAILLFLYLVPFILVLINSFKPRSAIISNPLAVSSQWNFSNYVDAFKKMDYLHGFLNSFIVTAGSVILIAILSSMTAYLFVRYKWKFNKYMFFVMVASMIIPFQAIMIPLVQIYGSINMLNSKWVLIYMYIGFGTALAVFIYHGFIKSVPAELEEAAMIDGCNKYQTFFKIVFPLLKPITSTVIILDVLWIWNDFLLPSLVLTTQKQRTLPLSTYYFYGTYTVDYGLLMAGLMLTIIPVIVIYLFMQKYIINGVIQGSIK; this is encoded by the coding sequence ATGAAAAAAGAGGGAACAATATCTAAATGGATAAAAGTTATAGTACTTGCTATTTTACTGTTTCTATATCTGGTTCCATTTATTTTGGTATTAATAAACTCCTTTAAACCTAGAAGTGCTATAATCTCCAATCCACTGGCAGTTAGTTCTCAATGGAACTTTTCAAATTATGTAGATGCCTTTAAAAAGATGGATTATCTGCATGGATTTTTAAATTCTTTTATAGTAACCGCCGGTAGTGTGATACTAATTGCTATTTTATCTTCTATGACCGCTTATTTATTTGTTAGGTACAAGTGGAAATTTAATAAATATATGTTTTTTGTAATGGTAGCATCTATGATAATACCATTTCAAGCTATAATGATACCATTGGTACAGATATACGGCTCAATAAATATGTTAAACAGCAAATGGGTACTTATTTATATGTATATAGGATTTGGTACTGCATTAGCAGTATTTATTTATCATGGATTTATAAAAAGCGTGCCTGCTGAGCTGGAGGAAGCGGCTATGATAGATGGTTGCAATAAATATCAGACTTTTTTTAAAATCGTATTTCCACTGCTCAAGCCTATCACCAGTACGGTTATAATACTCGATGTCCTTTGGATTTGGAATGATTTTTTACTTCCATCTCTAGTCTTAACAACCCAGAAACAAAGGACTTTGCCCTTATCTACCTATTATTTTTATGGTACCTATACGGTAGACTATGGATTGCTAATGGCTGGGCTTATGCTTACAATAATACCGGTAATAGTAATATATTTGTTTATGCAAAAATATATAATAAATGGCGTAATACAGGGTTCTATAAAGTAA
- a CDS encoding glycoside hydrolase family 32 protein, whose amino-acid sequence MDMLEKANRFVEQNQGKVVNKYRLKYHLMGQYGWINDPNGFIYYNGKYHLFYQHNPYKSVWGPMHWGHATSKDLIKWEYQPIALAPDKPYDKDGCFSGSAIEKDGILYLLYTGHVIGDSEREDDYSETQCLAFSYDEVKFIKYDHNPVIGVDDIPKVISRRDFRDPKVFKKGETYYMVLGSNNADGRGVAVIYTSSNLKEWRFLNTIGNERNDMGNNWECPDLFELNNKDVLIASIQHFSDDGSKSHNDVIYAVGVFDAHEGSFKFKDCKAIDAGFDFYAPQTTIDEKGRRLIVAWMNEWNTENPTHTLGHNWAGAMTIPREVVLNGDKLNFLPVKEIKEYRRNEFLRKNISLNGEKELEIGGDCYEMEIIFDAKEADEFGVKLRTGNTEETVLSYSRQDELFRFNRDRSGIGPKGERQAKVELKNGLLDLRIFVDISSVEIFINGGEVVMTGRIYPSEDSKGIKLLSKGECNILSLKKWDIM is encoded by the coding sequence ATGGATATGTTAGAAAAGGCAAATCGGTTTGTGGAGCAAAATCAAGGGAAAGTAGTTAATAAATATAGACTTAAGTATCATTTGATGGGTCAATATGGTTGGATAAACGATCCAAATGGATTTATATATTACAATGGTAAATATCATCTTTTTTATCAGCATAATCCCTATAAAAGTGTATGGGGTCCCATGCATTGGGGCCATGCAACAAGTAAGGATCTTATAAAATGGGAGTACCAACCTATAGCTTTAGCACCAGATAAGCCATATGATAAGGATGGATGCTTTTCAGGGAGTGCTATTGAAAAAGATGGTATTTTGTATCTTCTATACACTGGCCATGTGATAGGAGATTCTGAAAGGGAAGATGATTATAGTGAAACCCAGTGTTTGGCTTTTTCATATGATGAGGTAAAGTTTATAAAATATGATCATAATCCTGTCATAGGAGTAGATGATATCCCAAAGGTTATTAGCAGAAGGGATTTTCGCGACCCCAAGGTATTTAAAAAAGGCGAAACCTATTATATGGTGTTAGGGTCTAATAATGCTGATGGCAGGGGCGTAGCTGTTATCTATACTTCTTCTAATCTTAAAGAGTGGAGATTTTTAAACACTATAGGAAACGAAAGAAATGATATGGGCAATAATTGGGAATGTCCTGATCTTTTTGAGTTAAATAATAAAGATGTGCTTATTGCTTCTATACAGCATTTTAGTGATGATGGGTCAAAGAGCCATAACGATGTAATATATGCTGTTGGAGTTTTTGATGCTCACGAAGGAAGCTTCAAATTTAAAGATTGCAAGGCAATAGATGCAGGCTTTGATTTTTATGCTCCACAGACCACCATTGATGAAAAGGGGAGAAGGCTCATAGTTGCATGGATGAATGAGTGGAATACGGAAAATCCTACTCATACACTAGGACACAATTGGGCAGGTGCTATGACTATACCACGAGAAGTGGTGCTTAATGGAGATAAATTGAATTTCTTGCCAGTGAAAGAGATTAAGGAATATAGACGAAATGAATTTCTACGAAAGAATATATCCTTAAATGGGGAAAAAGAGTTAGAAATCGGTGGAGATTGCTATGAAATGGAGATAATATTTGATGCAAAGGAAGCTGATGAATTTGGTGTAAAACTTAGAACTGGCAATACTGAAGAAACTGTTTTATCATATAGTAGACAGGATGAATTATTCAGATTTAACAGGGATAGATCCGGTATAGGTCCTAAGGGAGAGCGTCAGGCCAAGGTTGAGTTAAAAAATGGTTTGTTAGATTTAAGGATATTTGTAGATATAAGCTCAGTTGAAATATTTATAAATGGTGGAGAGGTAGTAATGACTGGCAGAATTTATCCAAGCGAAGATTCCAAGGGTATAAAGCTCCTATCCAAAGGAGAATGTAATATACTATCTCTTAAAAAATGGGATATCATGTAA
- a CDS encoding carbohydrate kinase family protein: MSRIFTIGEALIDFIPAEKGLSLKAVTSFKKAPGGAPANVASAVAKLGGDSAFIGKVGNDPFGDFLIDTLDDTGVDTGYIIRTSMANTALAFVSLKLDGNRDFLFYRNPGADMLLEEDEIDSSWFNKGDILHFGSVDLIEAPVKYAHIKAIKTVKARNGLISFDPNVRLPLWDDRKMCRNTIREFIPFANILKISDEEIEFITGIKDEKEAIDSLFIGDVGIIICTKGSKGAALYTRKFKVEVPGEDVKAVDTTGAGDAFMGAFLYKMQYENMDVKGLEQTMAYNMLKFANKAASISVTRQGAISSLPSIEEVDY, encoded by the coding sequence ATGTCAAGGATATTTACTATTGGAGAGGCTTTAATAGATTTTATTCCAGCAGAAAAGGGATTAAGCCTCAAAGCAGTTACATCCTTTAAAAAGGCTCCAGGGGGTGCTCCCGCCAACGTGGCAAGTGCAGTGGCAAAGCTTGGGGGAGATAGTGCTTTTATAGGGAAGGTGGGGAATGACCCATTTGGAGATTTCCTAATAGATACTTTAGATGATACAGGTGTAGACACTGGATATATAATAAGAACATCAATGGCTAATACGGCATTGGCTTTTGTGAGTCTAAAACTAGATGGTAATAGAGATTTTTTGTTTTATAGAAATCCTGGTGCCGATATGCTACTTGAAGAGGATGAGATAGATAGTAGCTGGTTCAATAAGGGAGATATACTGCATTTTGGTTCTGTAGACTTGATTGAAGCTCCTGTGAAATACGCCCACATAAAGGCTATAAAAACTGTCAAGGCTAGAAATGGATTGATAAGTTTTGATCCTAATGTACGTCTACCACTTTGGGATGATAGGAAAATGTGTAGAAATACCATAAGGGAATTTATACCTTTTGCCAATATTCTTAAGATAAGCGATGAGGAGATAGAGTTTATAACCGGTATAAAAGATGAAAAGGAAGCTATAGATTCCTTATTTATAGGAGATGTTGGAATAATTATTTGTACAAAGGGTTCGAAGGGTGCAGCGCTTTATACTAGAAAATTTAAGGTCGAAGTCCCTGGAGAAGATGTAAAGGCAGTAGATACTACTGGGGCGGGAGATGCGTTTATGGGTGCATTTCTCTATAAAATGCAATATGAAAACATGGATGTAAAGGGATTGGAACAGACTATGGCATACAATATGTTGAAGTTTGCAAACAAAGCTGCATCCATAAGCGTAACTAGGCAGGGGGCAATAAGCTCCTTACCTTCAATAGAAGAGGTTGATTACTAA
- a CDS encoding HD domain-containing protein — protein sequence MLQYAIQVALEAHKGQKRKGTSIPYIVHPVEVGIILGQNGAEEEVIIAGILHDTVEDTDLTLEDIERMFGTKIRDYVEGVSEPQKGIPGVTWRDRKEHTIEYIKGAKLEVKLISCADKLSNMRSIYNDYINIGDGLWDRFNAGYDEQKWYYINLAKSLSSLGRLNYNMYFELCDIIGKVFGV from the coding sequence ATGTTACAATATGCTATACAGGTAGCCTTAGAAGCCCATAAAGGGCAAAAGAGGAAGGGGACTAGCATACCATACATAGTTCATCCAGTGGAAGTAGGCATAATACTTGGACAAAATGGCGCAGAGGAAGAGGTTATAATTGCAGGTATACTACATGATACGGTGGAAGATACAGATTTGACCCTTGAGGATATAGAGAGGATGTTTGGAACAAAGATACGGGATTATGTAGAAGGGGTTTCAGAACCGCAAAAGGGCATACCTGGAGTTACCTGGAGGGATAGAAAAGAACATACCATTGAGTATATAAAAGGGGCAAAGTTGGAGGTTAAGCTTATTTCATGTGCAGATAAGTTGAGCAATATGCGTAGTATATATAATGATTATATTAATATTGGCGATGGGTTATGGGATAGGTTTAATGCCGGATATGATGAACAGAAGTGGTATTATATAAATTTAGCTAAAAGTCTATCAAGTTTAGGCAGGTTGAACTATAATATGTACTTCGAACTGTGTGATATAATAGGCAAAGTGTTTGGAGTATAG